The uncultured Cohaesibacter sp. genomic sequence CAACATGCCCACACCACAACAGGTTTGCAGAACGAAATGCCGGACGGAGTTGTCTTCGCCCAGAGCACAGAAGACGTCTCCAAGATCGTCGCTCTCTGCAATGAGCATAGTGTGCCGGTGATCGCCTTTGGCTCGGGTTCTTCTCTTGAGGGGCAACTGAATGCTCCTTATGGCGGTATTTCGGTGGATCTTTCCGGTATGAATGCCATTCTGGAAGTCTGCGCGGAAGATCTTAACTGCACGGTTCAGGCCGGGGTAACCCGCAAGCAACTCAATGATTATTTGCGCGATACGGGCCTGTTCTTCCCCATCGATCCGGGTGCGGATGCTACCCTGGGCGGTATGGCTGCGACGCGGGCATCGGGCACCAACGCTGTGCGCTATGGCACCATGAAGGACAATGTGCTGTCTCTCAAAGCGGTCATGGCTGATGGTACCATCATCGAGACAGCGAGCAAGGCCAAGAAAAGCTCGGCAGGCTACGATTTGACGCGCCTTCTGGTCGGCTCTGAAGGCACCTTGGGTATCATCACCGAGGTGTCCCTGAAGCTTTCCGGCATTCCGCAGGCCATATCGGGGGGCATTTGCGGCTTTCCCGATCTGGAAAGCGCGTGCAACGCCGTGATCATGACCATTCAGTGCGGTATTCCGGTGGCGCGCATCGAATTGCTCGATAGTCTGCAGGTCAAAGCCGTCAATCTTCACTCGAAACTGGGGCTGGAAGAACGTCCGACCCTGCTTGTGGAGTTTCACGGCACGGATAGCGGCGTTGCAGAGCAGGCCGAGCTGTTTGCCGATATCATCGAGGAGTTCGGCGGTTCCGATTTTGAATGGGCAACGAAACCGGAAGACCGCACCCGCTTGTGGTCGGCCCGGCATGAAGCCTATTGGGCAACCTTCTCTTTGAGGCCCGGCGCCAAGAGCATATCGAGTGATGCCTGCGTTCCGATCTCCCAGCTTGCTGAATGTGTGAGAGAAACCCAAAAAGATATCGAGGCAACCGGATTTCTGGCGCCGATTGTGGGCCATGTTGGCGATGGTAACTTTCATGTGCAGCTGTTGCTTGATCCGGAAAATCCGGACGAGCATGCTGCCGCTGATGCTTTTCTTGGGCGACTCGCCGAGCGCGCCATCGCCATGGGCGGCACTTGCACCGGTGAACATGGCGTGGGGCAGGGCAAGATAAAATATATGGCTCAGGAATTCGGGCCCGCCCTAAGCTATATGATTGCGATCAAGGAAGCGTTCGATCCGAAAAATATCATGAATCCGGGCAAGATATTGCCTGAGCATGGCTAGATCGGGCAGGATGGGCACTTTGATGTAGAATTTCTTTTGTCTTATCAATGCTTGTTCATCTGGTTTGTCCTTTTCAGATGGCAGTGCAAGTGCTATTTGGGAGTAAGGAATTTTTAAGACTTACCAACGGAATGAAGGGTCGGGTCATAAAATCGGCGGGACGGTATGCATCCATGCTTTTCAGCTTGGCGTTTCCGGTCTGATCGGTTGGGTCTCGTGTGAGTGAACGGTTATATTGCAAAGCATATTTTTGTGATTTCCAAATGCCGAAAGGGGCCCCGGAGGGCTTCACTTCTGTGAGATTGTTTGATCCGGTCTTTGTGCGTTTGTTTCCAGGGGGGCAGGGTCCTGAATAGTCTGTATTTTACGATTGGTGGGTCCATTCTGCTGGCGCTCGTCATCGCGCTGGTCGGGCCACTGTTTGTTGACTGGACATCCTATCGTGCCGCTTTCGAACGCGAAGCGACGATGGCGCTGGGGCAGCCTGTGCATGTTCTGGGCGCTGCTGACATGCAAATTCTCCCCATGCCCCGTCTCCATTTTGAAAGTGTGCATGTGGGGCCGGATGAGCAGAACCCCATTTTGACTGTTGATGCATTCGATGTCGGAGTAGAGCTGTTTCCCCTTGTTCAGGGCAAGATCGAAGTTGTCGACATGACCCTGAAAAATCCTTCTCTCAAGCTGGAGTTGGATGAACAGGGCCGGTTTGACTGGCGTCAGGATGGCGGCAAGCTCTGGGATCTGGATATGGAGAAAATCCGCCTCAATGATGTGCGGATTGAAAATGGCCGGGTTGATTTTCTCGACAGAAGCTCGGGACGCAGCAAACGCCTGACGGGGCTCAACGGCGGGCTGGAAGCGCGGACCTTGGTTGGCCCCTACAAGATCGAAGCTGCCTTCCGCATGGACGGGAAGCCTTATTCGTTGATGCTTTCAACTGGCACAGCAAGTGCTGACGGGTTGCGGGTCAAAAGTCTTCTGACGCCTGCTAATTTCGCAGTGTCTCTTGCTATGGATGGCAATGTTCAGGAAGGGGCGGACGAGCGGCTGCATTATGTGGGCACAACCCGCATTACCAACGCGATCGAGGGGCTGGAAGGCTCGGTGACGCCATGGACCCTTAGCGGAGACAGCGATCTGACGGCCTCCTCGCTGGTCATGCCAAAATTTGAATTCTCCCATGGCCCGGTGGATCATGCCTATCGGCTGAACGGCGCTGGCACCATTGATTTTGGCGCGTCCCCGCGGTTTGATGTGGTGGTTTCATCGCGACAACTGGATTTTGACCGGGCTCTGGGCAATGGGCCCAATGCGCCGATCAATCTGCAGGATGGCATCGAAAAACTGGCCACTTCTTTGATCGATATGCCTTTGCCCGGCATTCCGGGGCATATCGGCTTTGATGTCCCCGGCGTCATTCTTGGGGGCGGTGTGATCCGAAATTTGCAACTGGATGCGGATCTGGTTGGTACGGCCTGGAAGATTGATCAACTGACCGCGGATTTGCCGGGGCAGACAATTGTCTCACTTTCAGGATTGTTCTCCCGACAGGAAGACGAAAACGGCAAACGGAACGGGTTTGAAGGGCAAGCGCGTATCCGTTCAGATCAACCACTGGCCTTTTCCAAATGGTGGCTTGATGATGCACCAACCAGTGGTCAGCTCACACCCTTTGATCTTAGCGGGCAAGTGTTGATCAAATCGGATCATATTCAGGTGTCCGATCTGGATCTCTCCATGGAGGGAGACCGCGCCTCTGGCTATATAGACTGGTATGCTGGCGCGCCGGAGAACGAACGCAAGGGTGATGCCCTGTCCATCAACCTTGATGCCGAGCGGATCAATCTTGATGCGGTGATAGGCGTTGGCTCTTTGCTGCTGCGCAATTCCACAGGCTCCAGAGCGCCGTTGCAGGATATCGCGCTTGATATTGAAACCAATCAGCTGGTGTCCGGTTCCTTTGAGGGCAATAGCCTGAGCGCCAAGCTGCGGTTGGCAAAGGGCGGCGTTGAAATCGATCAACTGAGTGTTGATGATTTTGCCGGTGCCACCATATCGGCGCACGGCTTTCTTCAGGATCTTTCGTCCGGTACGCCGCATGGCAAGATCGAAGGCAAGATTAGCGCGGATGATCTGGAAGGGCTTTCAGCGCTTATTGAGCAGCTGGTGCCTGATCAGCCTGTTGCGAGCTGGTTCGCACGCCATCAGGGGGCGATGTCGCCTGCAGATCTTTCTTTTTCCATTTCCGGCGGCAATGCTGAGCGGGGCCTAAGCGCCAAGCTTGACGGCACGCTCGGCGGCGGCAATGCTTCTCTTGAATGCGGATTGGACGGTGCGTTGGCCGACTGGGCCAAGGGTGATCTGGATCTGTCGGTTGACATGGATAATCCGGATGGACGCAAGCTTCTATCCCTGATGGGGCTGGGAGATGGGCTCATCGACTTACCCAAACTGTCCGTGTCAGCAAAATTGAAGGGTGCTTTGGCAAATGGAGCAGCCTTCACCGGCTCGCTCAAGGCCGACGATGGTGCTTTGAGCTATGAAGGCAAGATGCAATTTCCCCCTGATAGCCGGGAAGGGCTGACAAGCAAGGGGCAGGTTGCATTCGAGACCGATGATCTGGCCCCCTATTTGATGGCGGCGGGCATTTCTCTGACCAACCCGGGTGAGAGCTTGCCGGTTTCCCTCAAGGCAGGGCTAACTCTTGAAGACAAGGCGCTGGCCGTTTCACAAGTAAAAGGGCAGTGGAATGATCAGCCCGTATCGGGGGCGCTTAGACTGACGCCTCGGGTCAATGATCGCCTGCTCAAGGGTGATATTGAACTGGGTGACATGGATGGCATCTGGCTGGGGGAAACAGTTCTTGGTGCTGGGCGTCTGACCGCCGTTGATCGCAGCTGGCCGGATCTTGCCTTCATTGCACCTGTCACCACAGGGAATGAACTGCCAATCAAGGTGGATCTTTCTGTAAAGGCGCGCAGTCTTGAGCTGGCGGCGCCTTATATCTTCCAACAGCCATCCTTTTCGCTGGTCTGGCAGGATAGGGGCTTGTCCGTGCGCGATTTCAAAGCCCTGTTGCAGGGCGGTAAGGTGAGCGGCGGTCTGGATCTGAACAATGTCGAGGGGGAAGCGGTTCTTAAAACCCATCTCCGGATTGACAATGCGGCGCTGGCGCCTCTTGTCTGGGAGCGCGATGGGCGCTCGGTGGCCCGCGGGCAATTTGACGTCAATCTCGATGTTGAAAGCCAGGGACGCTCCATGGCGGGGCTGGTGTCCGGCCTTTCCGGTACTGGGACTTTTACGCTCAAGGATGCGACGCTCAACTATCTCAACCCATCGGCCTTTGCGCAGGTCATTCGCGCGGTCGACGCCGGAATGGAGCTGGACAATGAGGATATAAGGAAGGCTTTCATCTCCCATATGGATGCCGGTTCCACCGAGGTTTCCAGCGTGGAGGGAACCTTTGTCATTGCCGGAGGGGCCTTGCGCGCCAGTAACATCGAAGCAGATGCGGATATTCTGAAGTCGCGTGGCAATCTGGTGATTGATTTGCCCAACCAGACGCTGGATGGGGACTGGTCGATCAAGGTCGAGCCGGATGCGGAGGATGCTGTGACCGGAGCCCAGCCGGAGGTCGGACTGGCTTTTTCCGGCCCGATGGAAGCGCCAAAGCGTGTGGTTGATGTTGCGCCCTTTACCGGCTACCTGACCATTCGGGCCTTTGAGCGGGAAGTGGATCGCGTGGAGCGCATGCAGGCCGATATTCTGGAGAAAGACCGGATGCGGCGTTTGCTGCGCCTTTATCGCGAGCGGGCCAAGCATCGCGAAGAGGAACAGATTGCAAGGGAAAAGGAAGCCCTAGCCGCCGAGAAGGCTGCTGAAAAGGCTGCCAATGAGGCCAAAGCCCAAAAGGTCGCTGAAGACCAAGCAGCCAAGGAGCAGGCAGACGTTGAGGCGGCAAGGCAAGAGGCGCAGCGCAAGGCTGAAGAGGCTGAACGCGTTCGTCAGGCTGAGGAAGAGGCCAAACGGAAGGCCGCTGAAGCCGAAGCTGCCAGACAGGCTGATGCTAAAAAGCAGGCTGCTGAGCAAAAGGCCAAAGAAGCCGCCGCCGCTCAAAAGCGTGCAAAAGCTGAAGAAGAACAAAGAGCAAAAGCCGAGGCGGCTCTTCTTGAGTCCCTACGCCAGAAACAGCCAGTTCCTGCGCCACAATCGCAGAAAACGCCCGCTATTCCTTCATTTGATATCGATGCGGGCGATATCATTATGCGGCCATTGGATGAGCTGACAACCCAACCGGCTCCATCGGGAGACCTGCAGGCTCAGCCAGAGGAAGTAGCGCCCGTGGAAACATATATCGACTTGCCTCAACGCTTGAACACCTTGCCGAAGGATAGGAGAGTGCCTTCCCTTGGCCAGGGGCTTACCTTTTCAGATGAGCAAATGGCGACGGATTACATAATCCAGAATTATTGAGGCCCGACGTCAGGGCTGTCAGCATCGAAGGGCTTGGGAATGAGGGATTTATAATAATCCAGAACCGTGATGCGGATGGCCGAGGAGAGATTGTTTCTGCCCCGGTCCTTGTCGATCTGACGGATGATGTCCGCCAGAGACTTGTTGCGGCTGTCGGCGAGCGCTTTCAAGCCTTGCCAGAATTCGTCTTCCAGAGAGATGGATGTGCGATGGCCTGCGATGGTAACGGAGTGTTTTTTCATCGCCTTGCCATTTATTCGCTCTGATCGTCCGGTTGGGAAGCGTCGTCCAACGTTGCGCGCTTGTGGCCATCGAGATGGCGCTCCAGCTTGTCCGCTTCAAAGCGCTGCTTGGTCTTCTGCGCTTTGGTTTGGCCATAACGGGCGCGGTTGGTTTCTGCCTTTTTCTCTTTTTCGGAGCGCGCCTTGGCTTTGCGTGCCTGCCGGAGATTTACGACGCTGCCCATAGCAATCTCACCTTAATGTGATTCTTGAAAGACTGGCGCTCTTTACTTCTTGCGGAAGGCATCCAGAGAGACGACTTCAGCCCCTTCTTTTTCCTTGCCATCCTCTTTAGCGCTCTCTTCGTCAGATGCTGCGCTTTGCTTGTCTTTATCGGCAGCTGCAGGTTCCTCTGGCATGGAGAATTCTTCCTCATTGGGAGCAAGAACCGTCAGCACATCGTCATCATTGCCTTCGCTCTGTTCTTCCGGATTTTCGATCTCTTCTTCCATTTCGATTTCGAACTGGAGGGAAAAATGAACACTGGGGTCAATGAAGGTGATGATCGCCGTATAAGGGATATAGAGCTTTTCGGGAATGCCATCGAAGGACAGCCCAATCTCAATGGCCTGATCGTTGGCTTGCAGATCCCAAAACTGGTGCTGCAAGACAATGGTCATGTCATCGGGATATTTTTCCAGAAGCCTTGGCGAAATGCGTACGCCGGGCGCTTGGGTGTTAAAGGTGATGTAGAAATGATGCTCGCCGGGCAAGCCTGTGCGTGCAACCTCTGTCAGGACCGTTTTAACCACGCCGCGCAACGCATCCTGTGCAAGGATGTCATACCGGATCAGGTCTTCGCTCATGAGGCCTCCAAAAATTGGACATAAATTTGTCGCCACAATGTCTGAGGCGCGTAAAGAAAGTCAAGCAAACGACTGGGAAAACTCAGTTCGGATTATCAGATATCAACCGTTGCTGTTGTCTTTCAGCCTTATACCCGAGGTCCTAGTGAGGGCTTCTGTTGCCAGGTGCCCCCGAACCCCGCCTAACCGAGCATACCGGCTAGGGCTTTAGTGGCTAGTCGCACTGCTTAAGCAGCAGCGAGACGAGAGCCTGCATAGTTGTCATTTGCAACTACTCAATTAGCCCGATAACGGTGGTACAATGCCGAGCAAAAGCACGATCTTTACACCCTCGTCGATCCTAGTTCGCCCCCAGCAAAAACACCGTTTTCACAAAAATAACAAAAGCGGTGCTTTTGGTGGAGGCGCCGGGTACCGCCCCCGGGTCCGATAGGCTTATTACAAAGGCCATTTATTGCCATAGTCACTTGCGTGACAACGCGAATATAGGGTGGGTTCAAACAAATTTAAAGTGGGAAATCAGAACTATGCGCATATTGTGCAATTGAGCTTACTTTGACGAGAGGCTCAGCCTCTCTGCTTGGCCATATTCCGCGACGCGAGAATCGTGTAACACCGTGGAAAAGAAAATTGGCTGAAAGGATCACAATGCAGACCTATCTCGATTTGCTGGCCCACATTCTTGAGAATGGCGCCGATAAGGGAGATCGCACCGGGACCGGTACGCGCTCTGTGTTTGGCTATCAGATGCGATTCGATCTGGCGAAGGGCTTTCCGCTTCTGACCACGAAGAAGCTGCATCTGCGTTCGATCATCCACGAGCTTTTGTGGTTTCTGGCCGGGGATACCAATATTGGCTATCTGAAGGAAAACAAGGTGCGCATCTGGGATGAATGGGCCGATGAAAATGGCGATCTGGGGCCGGTCTATGGGCACCAGTGGCGTTCATGGCCTGCGCGTGATGGTGGTACGATTGACCAGATCAGCCAGCTTGTCGAGCAGATCAAGACCAACCCGGATAGCCGCCGCCTGATCGTTACGGCCTGGAATCCGGCGGATGTGGATCGAATGGCGCTGCCACCCTGTCACTGTCTGTTCCAGTTCTATGTCGCCAACGGGCGTCTTTCCTGTCAGCTTTATCAGCGCTCGGCGGATGTATTCCTTGGGGTGCCCTTCAATATCGCCTCCTATGCGCTTTTGACCATGATGGTGGCGCAGGTGTGTGATCTGGAGCCGGGCGATTTTGTGCATAGCCTTGGGGATGCCCATCTTTATTCAAACCATTTCGAGCAGGCCCGCCTGCAATTGACCCGTGAACCAAGGGCATTGCCGAGAATGACGATCAATCCCGGGAAGCGGGATATCTTCGATTTCGTCTTCGAGGATTTCGAACTGAGCTCCTATGATCCCCATCCGCATATCGCAGCTGCGGTTGCCGTTTAAAAGGAGAGGATCATGCCGGGAAAGACAGTGCCAAGGATCGTATTTCACTATGCTGTTGCGGACAATGGGGTGATTGGCAAGGACAATGCCATGCCTTGGCATGTGTCATCCGACCTCAAGCGCTTCAAGGCGATGACCATGGGCAAGCCGCTCATCATGGGGCGGCGGACATTTCAGTCGATTGGCCGGCCTTTGCCCGGCCGGACCAATATCGTTGTCTCGCGCGATCCGGACTTTCAGGCAGATGGCGTCGAGCGTGTTGCCTCCATTGATGCAGCTCTGGACAGGGCCAGAGCCATCGTGCTTGAGGATGGAGGCGACGAAATCGCCGTGATCGGTGGGGGCTCCATTTACAATGCCCTTTGGGATCTTGCGGATCGGTTATATGTGACCCATGTGCATGCCGAGCCGGAAGGGGATACCTTCCTGCCAGCGATCGATCAGGATGTCTGGTCGGAGATCTCGCGTGAACCGACAGTGCAGAATGAGAATGATAGCGCGGCAATGACATTTGCTATTTATGAGAAGGCTGCATCATAGAGCCGATTTTTGTGCCATTTGAGGGGATAAGCCTGTTTGATCACCGGTTTGCTGCCGAAATCGCACTGCCAAACACAGGACTTGTATCCTAAAGTCCAGTTTGGTCTTGATTTTGTGGCTCGGGGTAACCACTTTGTCTCCAAAGTCGCGTTTGCACCCTGACTGTGGTGTCCTCTATATAAGAGAATTGGTGAGGAACTGATTTTAGGGGCGCCAGGTGGCGCCGATGGGCTCACGGTGTTTGGTCGCCTATGTGGAAATGCGCTAAGACTTTAAAAACGGTCAACTTTTCTGTCTTAGGCTGCGCCTTGCCTGGCAGAGGGCTGGTCGCAAGATGGATAACGGGTTCCTAACGTAAGGATAGAATATGCCTTGGAACAATCAGAATGGTGGTAACGGAGGCCCTTGGGGGGGCGGCGGCGGTGGCCGCAATGGCGGTCCTTGGGGGCAAGGCCCTCAGAATCAGGGCCCAAATCCGCCAGATCTTGAGGAAATGATCCGCAAGGGGCAGGAGCGCCTTAAGCAGATATTCCCTGGTGGTGGTGGCAGTTCGGGCGGCGGTTCGCTCGGGCTCAAGGGCATTGGCCTGTTGGCTCTGGGCGCTGTGGCAATCTGGATGGCGACCGGCTTCTATACGGTCAAGGAAGGGGAGTTGGGCGTTGAATTGTTGCTCGGTGAACCTATTGCCGTTTCGACCTCTGGTCTGAACTATAACCTGCCTTATCCGATCGGGCGTGCAGAGACGGTCAATGTTGACCAGATCCGTGATGTCACTATCGGGTCCCGTGAGTTTTCCAATCAGCGTGGCTCTGTCAGCAAGCGTGACGTGCCTGAAGAAAGCTTGATGCTCACCGGTGACGAAAACATCATTGATGTGGATTTCAAGGTCCAGTGGAACATCAAGGATCCCGAAGCTTATTTGTTCAATGTTGACAGCCCGGAGATTGCGGTCAAGCAGGTTGTTGAATCTGCCATGCGCGAGATCGTTGGCCGCAACACCATGGATGAAGTGCAGACCGGGGACCGTGTTGCCATTCAGGTGGCCGCGCGTGAATTGACCCAGAAGATGCTCGATAAATATGATGCGGGCGTCAACATCATTCAGGTTCAGCTGCAGGGTGTGGAACCTCCCGAGCAGGTGATTGATGCGTTCCGCGATGTGCAGACGGCCAAGGCCGACAAGGTGCGCATGCAGAATGAAGCTCAGGCCTATGCCAACAAGGTTGTTCCGGAAGCGGAAGGTCAGGCTGCCAAGATTCTCGAAGCGGCCAACGCCTATCGTGAGCAGACCGTTGCAGATGCCCGTGGTCAGGCCCAGCGCTTTATCGAAATTCTCGGCGAATATGAAAAAGCACCAGCGATTACACGCAAGCGTCTCTATCTTGAGACCATGGAGCAGGTTTTGGGTAATTCCGAAAAGATCATCCTTGATAGCAAGTCTGAAGGCGGTTCGGGCGTCGTTCCTTATTTGCCCCTTAATGAACTGACCAAGAAAGCGGGGAAATGATCATGTCTGTAAAATCTGTCTTTGCCCTGGTTATTGCCGCTCTCATTGCTGTTTTGCTTTATGGGTCGGTCTTTCTGGTCTATCCGTCTGAGCAGGCTGTTGTCACCCAGTTTGGCCGTATCGAACGGGCTGTGCGCGAACCGGGTCTGTATTTCAAGACTCCGTTCATTCAGAGCGTTGAATATCTGGACAAGCGTGCACGCTATCTGGAGCAGTCCGAGCGTGAGGTTATCGCCTCTGGCAAGAAACGCCTTCTGGTCGATTCCTTTGCGCGTTATCAGATTACCGATCCGATCGTGTTCAAGCGTCAGGCCAAGTTCCTTTCCAACTTCGAAAGCCAGTTGAACGGCTTTATGGAAGCATCGCTGCGTGACGTTGTTGCCGAATATACCTTCAAGGATATCGTGCGCGACAAACGTGACGAGCTGGTCGAACTGATCCGCAAGAGCGTGGATGAGAAAACCCAGCGACTTGGGGTTACTCTGGTTGACTATCGCATCCGCCGTGCTGACCTTCCGAAAGAGAACTCCGAGGCTGTCTATCGTCAGATGCAGACCGAACGTCAGCAGGAAGCCAATGGTATCCGCGCCGATGGTGAGAAGCTTTCCCAGCAGATCCGTTCTGTGGCAGATCGTAATGCAACGGTTATTATCGCCAATGCAAAGCGGGATGCTGAAATCCAGCGCGGTGTCGGGGATGCGCTTCGGAACAATATCTTCGCAGCGGCTTATGGCAAGAATTCGGATTTCTTCGAATTCTACCGCACCATGAAGGCGTATGAGAATAGCCTCTCCAATGGTGATACGCGTCTGGTTCTGTCGCCTGATGGTGAGTTCTTCAGCTATTTCAATAATGCTGGTGACTCTCCTGCCGCGATCGTATCGCCTGCTGCAGATGGTTCTTCGGACACTGTTACTGAGCCGGCTGAGCCGGTTGAACCGGCAGCTGCAGCTGATGCGCCTGCTATCGCGCAAGAGCCTGCGGTCTCTGCAAACTGAGACCCTGATCAAGTAGAATAGAAGGCTTGCGCGGAGGTGTTTATTCGCTCTGCGCAAGCCTTGCCATTATCCGGCACCATGAGGGCACTATGTCAGATTTTCTAGCCGCTATCGGTCTGGTCTTCGTGATTGAAGGCTTTTTGTGGGCCGCGATGCCGCGCAGCATGAAGCGCATGATGCTGGAAATCGCGACAATTCCCGGTAGCAATCTTAGAATTGGTGGTATTGTTGCCATGATTTTCGGGGTTGTGGTTGTCTGGATGATCCGCGGCTGACGTTGCTCACCTTTGCCGAATGCGCTGAAACCACTGCGCGTCGGAGTTATCTCCCATCCATTTCGTCTTCTTTCTTGCGCGTGCGTCCTTCTTCTTTTAAGGCTGAAAGCCACTGGAGTTTTCGCTGTGAAGGGGCTCAGCCCACCAGTGCGTAAGGAAAAAGAATCATGATCCGTTTTTTCATCGCTGCATTGCTATTTCTCGCGGGTCCCGCCTTCGCTGAAACATGCGAGAAGGGGGCAGTGTTTGAGGCCAAGGATAGCGATGGCAACTTGCATGTCTTGAAAACCAATGGTCTTGGCGATCCGTTTGTCTTTGAAATGCATACCGCCGGTTATCTCGTCTGGTCCCTTAACGCCGAAGAGGATTGTTCCGATGGTATATCCATGTGCTGGATGAGTGTTCAGACGACGGAGGAAGAGCCGATAGATATTCCCGTCGAGACAATAGAGGAGCAGGGCAGCCTGAAATATTATGTGTTTGCGCATTTGCGCCAGACACTGGCCAGCATGAAAATGGATGATGAGCAGTTTGACACCATGGCGCAATGGAATATCGAACGGCCTGATGATCCGTTCGAGAGCTTGGCCATGCCTGTCAATGTGTATGCATTCAAACGCTGCAGATAAACCATCTTTCGATTCTACAGGGTGGGTGGGCCGCCAAGCATTAAATCGCAGGTCTTGACCAAGGCTCCTTTTACCCGATCAATGAGGCTTTATTTATTTTTTCCTTATACTGTAAGGTGTCCTTCATAGGATATGGCATTTGCAGTAGACGCGGTCGCTCGACCGCGCATGGAAAGAAAAGGTCATGACTCTTTTGCACGTTGGTTTGAGGCTGCAGCATAAAGGCCGCAGAGGGCGAGACCTGGCCTGCCTCTTGGCTCTTGTTCTACCCTTTCTTCTCGCCGCTCCCGCTTCAGCCCAACAAGCAGCTAAAATCTCGCCTCATGAAACACAGCGCGGACCAAGGAGTGTGGCCGATCTGGCGGAGCGCCTGACGCCTGCCGTGGTCAATATTTCCACTATTTCGCTGGTTGCTGCCGAAGGCGCGGTGCCTATGCCCAAGGTGCCGGATGGATCTCCGTTCAAGAAATTCTTTGATGACTATTTTGATGAAGATATGGCCGAGATGGATCGCAAGCGAAGCTTGCAGTCCCTTGGGTCGGGTTTTGTGGTCGACGCCAAAGGGTTGATCGTGACCAACTATCACGTCATCTCGGAAGCGGATCGGATCAATGTCAAATTTCACGATGGGTCAAATTATCGCGCCGAACTTGTCGGGTATGACAGCAAGACAGATCTGGCGCTGCTCAAGGTGGATGCTGA encodes the following:
- a CDS encoding FAD-linked oxidase C-terminal domain-containing protein, with protein sequence MPSAVQPHFKHPKNEEAIRLVCSHLAEQFGERFTMGKALREQHAHTTTGLQNEMPDGVVFAQSTEDVSKIVALCNEHSVPVIAFGSGSSLEGQLNAPYGGISVDLSGMNAILEVCAEDLNCTVQAGVTRKQLNDYLRDTGLFFPIDPGADATLGGMAATRASGTNAVRYGTMKDNVLSLKAVMADGTIIETASKAKKSSAGYDLTRLLVGSEGTLGIITEVSLKLSGIPQAISGGICGFPDLESACNAVIMTIQCGIPVARIELLDSLQVKAVNLHSKLGLEERPTLLVEFHGTDSGVAEQAELFADIIEEFGGSDFEWATKPEDRTRLWSARHEAYWATFSLRPGAKSISSDACVPISQLAECVRETQKDIEATGFLAPIVGHVGDGNFHVQLLLDPENPDEHAAADAFLGRLAERAIAMGGTCTGEHGVGQGKIKYMAQEFGPALSYMIAIKEAFDPKNIMNPGKILPEHG
- a CDS encoding AsmA family protein; protein product: MIRSLCVCFQGGRVLNSLYFTIGGSILLALVIALVGPLFVDWTSYRAAFEREATMALGQPVHVLGAADMQILPMPRLHFESVHVGPDEQNPILTVDAFDVGVELFPLVQGKIEVVDMTLKNPSLKLELDEQGRFDWRQDGGKLWDLDMEKIRLNDVRIENGRVDFLDRSSGRSKRLTGLNGGLEARTLVGPYKIEAAFRMDGKPYSLMLSTGTASADGLRVKSLLTPANFAVSLAMDGNVQEGADERLHYVGTTRITNAIEGLEGSVTPWTLSGDSDLTASSLVMPKFEFSHGPVDHAYRLNGAGTIDFGASPRFDVVVSSRQLDFDRALGNGPNAPINLQDGIEKLATSLIDMPLPGIPGHIGFDVPGVILGGGVIRNLQLDADLVGTAWKIDQLTADLPGQTIVSLSGLFSRQEDENGKRNGFEGQARIRSDQPLAFSKWWLDDAPTSGQLTPFDLSGQVLIKSDHIQVSDLDLSMEGDRASGYIDWYAGAPENERKGDALSINLDAERINLDAVIGVGSLLLRNSTGSRAPLQDIALDIETNQLVSGSFEGNSLSAKLRLAKGGVEIDQLSVDDFAGATISAHGFLQDLSSGTPHGKIEGKISADDLEGLSALIEQLVPDQPVASWFARHQGAMSPADLSFSISGGNAERGLSAKLDGTLGGGNASLECGLDGALADWAKGDLDLSVDMDNPDGRKLLSLMGLGDGLIDLPKLSVSAKLKGALANGAAFTGSLKADDGALSYEGKMQFPPDSREGLTSKGQVAFETDDLAPYLMAAGISLTNPGESLPVSLKAGLTLEDKALAVSQVKGQWNDQPVSGALRLTPRVNDRLLKGDIELGDMDGIWLGETVLGAGRLTAVDRSWPDLAFIAPVTTGNELPIKVDLSVKARSLELAAPYIFQQPSFSLVWQDRGLSVRDFKALLQGGKVSGGLDLNNVEGEAVLKTHLRIDNAALAPLVWERDGRSVARGQFDVNLDVESQGRSMAGLVSGLSGTGTFTLKDATLNYLNPSAFAQVIRAVDAGMELDNEDIRKAFISHMDAGSTEVSSVEGTFVIAGGALRASNIEADADILKSRGNLVIDLPNQTLDGDWSIKVEPDAEDAVTGAQPEVGLAFSGPMEAPKRVVDVAPFTGYLTIRAFEREVDRVERMQADILEKDRMRRLLRLYRERAKHREEEQIAREKEALAAEKAAEKAANEAKAQKVAEDQAAKEQADVEAARQEAQRKAEEAERVRQAEEEAKRKAAEAEAARQADAKKQAAEQKAKEAAAAQKRAKAEEEQRAKAEAALLESLRQKQPVPAPQSQKTPAIPSFDIDAGDIIMRPLDELTTQPAPSGDLQAQPEEVAPVETYIDLPQRLNTLPKDRRVPSLGQGLTFSDEQMATDYIIQNY
- a CDS encoding ribbon-helix-helix domain-containing protein → MKKHSVTIAGHRTSISLEDEFWQGLKALADSRNKSLADIIRQIDKDRGRNNLSSAIRITVLDYYKSLIPKPFDADSPDVGPQ
- a CDS encoding DUF4169 family protein, whose amino-acid sequence is MGSVVNLRQARKAKARSEKEKKAETNRARYGQTKAQKTKQRFEADKLERHLDGHKRATLDDASQPDDQSE
- a CDS encoding SspB family protein codes for the protein MSEDLIRYDILAQDALRGVVKTVLTEVARTGLPGEHHFYITFNTQAPGVRISPRLLEKYPDDMTIVLQHQFWDLQANDQAIEIGLSFDGIPEKLYIPYTAIITFIDPSVHFSLQFEIEMEEEIENPEEQSEGNDDDVLTVLAPNEEEFSMPEEPAAADKDKQSAASDEESAKEDGKEKEGAEVVSLDAFRKK
- a CDS encoding thymidylate synthase; protein product: MQTYLDLLAHILENGADKGDRTGTGTRSVFGYQMRFDLAKGFPLLTTKKLHLRSIIHELLWFLAGDTNIGYLKENKVRIWDEWADENGDLGPVYGHQWRSWPARDGGTIDQISQLVEQIKTNPDSRRLIVTAWNPADVDRMALPPCHCLFQFYVANGRLSCQLYQRSADVFLGVPFNIASYALLTMMVAQVCDLEPGDFVHSLGDAHLYSNHFEQARLQLTREPRALPRMTINPGKRDIFDFVFEDFELSSYDPHPHIAAAVAV
- a CDS encoding dihydrofolate reductase, with the translated sequence MPGKTVPRIVFHYAVADNGVIGKDNAMPWHVSSDLKRFKAMTMGKPLIMGRRTFQSIGRPLPGRTNIVVSRDPDFQADGVERVASIDAALDRARAIVLEDGGDEIAVIGGGSIYNALWDLADRLYVTHVHAEPEGDTFLPAIDQDVWSEISREPTVQNENDSAAMTFAIYEKAAS